One region of Marivirga arenosa genomic DNA includes:
- a CDS encoding GIY-YIG nuclease family protein, which translates to MFDVYVLYSPNHKKIYIGYTSDLKNRIDSHNIYSNKGYTKKYRPWDILYTEQFLSKSDALKREKQLKSAKGREFIWNLVKEKHKI; encoded by the coding sequence ATGTTTGATGTATATGTCCTATATAGCCCTAACCATAAAAAAATTTACATCGGCTATACCTCTGATCTTAAAAATAGAATAGATAGCCATAATATCTATTCCAACAAAGGCTACACTAAAAAGTACAGACCCTGGGATATTCTATATACTGAACAATTTTTATCTAAAAGTGATGCTTTGAAAAGAGAGAAACAACTTAAATCCGCTAAAGGAAGAGAGTTTATTTGGAACCTAGTAAAAGAAAAACATAAAATCTAA
- a CDS encoding tetratricopeptide repeat protein, translating into MKNLSFILLFLLIFTSCKDQDALEKANSFYNSGEYKKAIKFYNEHLEMKPSHEIATYNRGRAYEELGEFQKAILDYKKVIDINPRNENAYLSLGKDYYRQKDFENAAFQFEKAYKLNTNSSQAATLLARAYHKSGKVENAMEYYDIAINNDNKNAEAYLYRGALKIHLNQSGGCNDIQMAKNIGYDGAEDLYNKYCN; encoded by the coding sequence ATGAAGAATTTATCTTTCATATTATTATTCCTTTTAATTTTTACTTCTTGTAAAGATCAAGATGCTCTAGAAAAAGCAAATTCGTTTTATAATTCAGGAGAATATAAGAAAGCGATTAAGTTTTATAATGAGCATTTAGAAATGAAGCCTTCGCATGAAATTGCTACTTATAATAGAGGGCGAGCATACGAGGAATTAGGTGAGTTCCAGAAAGCGATATTGGATTATAAAAAAGTTATCGATATAAATCCTAGAAATGAAAATGCCTACTTGAGTTTGGGGAAGGATTATTACCGACAAAAAGATTTTGAGAATGCTGCTTTTCAGTTTGAAAAAGCATATAAACTCAATACTAACTCATCTCAAGCGGCAACATTACTTGCCAGAGCCTATCATAAGTCTGGAAAGGTAGAAAATGCAATGGAGTATTATGATATTGCTATTAACAATGATAACAAAAATGCCGAAGCGTATTTATATAGAGGGGCTTTGAAGATTCATTTAAATCAGTCTGGTGGATGTAATGATATTCAAATGGCAAAAAATATAGGGTATGATGGCGCAGAGGATTTATATAATAAGTATTGTAATTAA
- a CDS encoding GIY-YIG nuclease family protein gives MFDVYVLYSPNHKKIYIGYTSDLKSRIDSHNIYSNKGYTKKYRPWDILYTEQFLSKSDALKREKQLKSAKGREFIWNLVKEKHKV, from the coding sequence ATGTTTGATGTATATGTCCTATATAGCCCTAACCATAAAAAAATTTACATCGGGTATACCTCTGATCTTAAAAGTAGAATAGATAGCCATAATATCTATTCCAACAAAGGCTACACTAAAAAGTACAGACCCTGGGATATTCTATATACTGAACAATTTTTATCTAAAAGTGATGCTTTGAAAAGAGAGAAACAACTTAAATCCGCTAAAGGAAGAGAGTTTATTTGGAACCTAGTAAAAGAAAAACACAAAGTCTAA
- a CDS encoding DUF3108 domain-containing protein, producing the protein MKKLILFCFVNFIVFSVFSQKGYEDLFTEIPTEDFPVIKDIPFEPGEEIEYKIYYSFFTVGKGQLKVHKNPYKINNRAAYKVDVRAKTTGMVDWVAKIDDHWGGYIDTASLVPHMAYRNIKEGKYRKNEVVKYDHNSQMLEIKSMGRKDSAFKEPEYYQFPPQIRDLISGFAYFRAVNFDTLMPNDTITIPAFFEDTFYNLEIVYLGDETIELPIGKVRAHKVTPVMPETKIFDGENSILGWFSADKNKIPLKINAELYVGSGGLEITSFRKIKYPINFDMSN; encoded by the coding sequence ATGAAGAAGTTGATTTTATTTTGCTTTGTAAACTTTATAGTGTTTTCTGTTTTCAGTCAAAAAGGATATGAAGACCTATTTACAGAAATTCCAACAGAGGATTTTCCAGTTATAAAGGATATTCCTTTTGAGCCTGGAGAGGAAATTGAATATAAAATCTATTATAGTTTTTTTACTGTAGGTAAGGGCCAACTTAAAGTTCATAAAAACCCATATAAAATAAATAATAGAGCGGCATACAAAGTTGATGTTAGAGCCAAAACTACAGGTATGGTAGATTGGGTAGCGAAGATTGATGATCATTGGGGAGGTTACATAGATACCGCTTCATTAGTACCACACATGGCTTATCGAAATATAAAAGAAGGTAAGTATAGAAAAAATGAAGTGGTAAAATATGACCATAATTCTCAGATGTTAGAAATTAAAAGTATGGGTAGGAAAGATTCAGCTTTTAAAGAGCCTGAGTATTATCAATTTCCTCCTCAAATAAGAGATTTAATCAGTGGTTTCGCCTACTTTAGAGCTGTCAATTTTGATACATTAATGCCTAATGATACCATTACCATCCCTGCTTTTTTTGAGGATACTTTTTACAACTTAGAGATTGTTTATTTAGGAGATGAAACCATTGAATTACCCATTGGGAAAGTTAGAGCACATAAAGTAACTCCTGTAATGCCAGAGACTAAAATATTCGATGGGGAGAACTCAATATTAGGTTGGTTTTCTGCAGATAAAAATAAGATACCTTTAAAAATTAATGCTGAGCTTTATGTGGGTTCAGGAGGTCTAGAAATCACATCCTTTAGGAAAATAAAATATCCTATAAATTTCGATATGAGCAATTGA
- a CDS encoding molecular chaperone DnaJ yields the protein MRYLFIFIFTLSLFLKVNLVYSQNQSESLNFYYENAQKAMNSGDYEEANIQFRKILKLGVKLPSEMPYLFAKTLYEVGQYQNSQSFLEKYFEIMGKAGTYYENAEQLKELLKLQLNKSLSCQYCDLSGYRLEECSTCNREKQLLKKCDYCAAKGKVGCTACSGDGVLIQLGAMGNRSYKTCYQCKGKGINICPVCEGEKELYTYCPNCLGSGHTSTSILCNHTEVN from the coding sequence ATGAGGTATCTTTTTATATTCATTTTTACACTCTCCTTGTTTTTAAAGGTCAATTTAGTTTATTCTCAAAATCAGTCAGAATCCCTTAATTTTTATTACGAAAATGCTCAAAAAGCAATGAATAGTGGTGATTATGAAGAAGCCAATATTCAGTTCCGTAAAATTTTAAAATTAGGTGTTAAGCTTCCCTCAGAAATGCCCTACCTTTTTGCCAAAACTTTATATGAAGTAGGACAATACCAAAATAGCCAAAGTTTCTTAGAGAAATATTTTGAGATAATGGGTAAAGCAGGAACCTATTATGAAAATGCTGAGCAACTAAAAGAACTTTTGAAGTTGCAATTAAATAAAAGTCTAAGTTGTCAGTATTGTGATTTAAGTGGGTACAGGCTTGAAGAGTGTTCAACATGTAATCGAGAAAAACAACTACTTAAAAAGTGTGATTATTGTGCAGCAAAAGGAAAAGTAGGTTGTACAGCTTGCAGTGGCGATGGTGTTTTGATTCAATTAGGTGCTATGGGGAATCGTAGTTATAAAACGTGTTACCAATGCAAAGGAAAGGGAATAAATATTTGTCCAGTTTGTGAAGGGGAAAAAGAACTTTACACGTATTGTCCAAATTGCTTAGGGAGCGGGCATACCAGTACGAGCATCTTGTGTAACCACACTGAAGTAAATTAA
- a CDS encoding START-like domain-containing protein produces MALKKFTGDFEINASKKMLYPYISSASGLAQWFADDVNINEDKEYNFIYDEEDHRAIMVGHRLNQYVKFEFPDEGEEDDPAYIEIHLDENELTQSMYMKVVDYSDFEDDEEQYDVWEGLINNLKEIVGG; encoded by the coding sequence ATGGCTTTGAAAAAATTTACAGGTGATTTCGAAATAAACGCATCTAAGAAGATGCTATACCCCTATATAAGTTCAGCAAGTGGGCTAGCGCAATGGTTTGCAGATGATGTAAATATTAATGAGGATAAAGAGTATAACTTTATATATGATGAAGAAGATCACCGTGCGATAATGGTGGGGCATCGTTTAAATCAGTATGTAAAATTTGAGTTTCCTGATGAAGGGGAGGAAGATGATCCTGCTTATATAGAAATACATTTAGATGAAAATGAATTGACACAATCAATGTATATGAAAGTGGTTGATTATTCGGATTTTGAAGATGATGAGGAGCAATATGACGTATGGGAAGGACTTATCAATAATTTAAAAGAAATAGTTGGGGGTTAA
- a CDS encoding 2,3,4,5-tetrahydropyridine-2,6-dicarboxylate N-succinyltransferase: protein MEFKEFIEKAWDNRELLKDKDTQIAVKTIVEELDHGKIRVAEPDGNGNWTVNEWVKKAVILYFPLQKMQSINVGPFEFHDKIKLKKGYEKLGVRVVPHAIARYGSFVNEGVVMMPSYVNIGAYVDSGTMVDTWATVGSCAQIGKNVHLSGGVGIGGVLEPVQAAPVIVEDNAFIGSRCIIVEGVRIGKEAVLGANVTLTASSKIIDVTGDKPVEYTGYVPERSVVIPGSFTKKFPAGEYQVPCALIIGQRKESTDKKTSLNAALRENNVAV, encoded by the coding sequence ATGGAATTTAAAGAATTTATAGAAAAGGCATGGGACAACAGGGAGTTGTTAAAAGATAAGGACACACAAATTGCAGTTAAGACAATAGTAGAAGAATTAGACCATGGAAAAATCAGAGTTGCTGAACCTGATGGCAATGGTAATTGGACAGTAAATGAGTGGGTTAAAAAAGCAGTTATCTTATACTTCCCTCTTCAAAAAATGCAATCTATAAATGTTGGGCCTTTCGAATTCCATGATAAAATAAAACTTAAAAAAGGCTATGAAAAATTAGGCGTAAGGGTAGTGCCACATGCTATTGCTCGTTATGGTTCTTTTGTAAATGAAGGGGTTGTGATGATGCCATCTTATGTAAATATTGGAGCGTATGTTGATAGCGGAACAATGGTAGATACTTGGGCAACTGTTGGAAGTTGTGCTCAAATTGGTAAAAACGTTCACCTTAGTGGTGGTGTAGGAATAGGTGGGGTTTTGGAACCTGTTCAAGCAGCTCCTGTTATAGTAGAAGACAATGCTTTTATCGGTTCAAGATGTATAATTGTTGAAGGGGTTAGAATTGGAAAAGAAGCAGTGCTTGGAGCTAATGTTACCTTAACTGCTAGCTCAAAAATCATTGACGTTACCGGAGATAAACCAGTTGAATATACTGGATATGTTCCAGAGAGATCCGTGGTAATTCCTGGCTCTTTTACTAAGAAATTTCCAGCTGGAGAATACCAAGTTCCTTGTGCTTTAATAATTGGACAAAGAAAAGAAAGCACTGATAAGAAGACCTCTTTGAATGCGGCATTAAGAGAAAATAATGTAGCTGTTTAA
- a CDS encoding glycosyltransferase, translating into MDDKIKILIVSVLKPADDVRSYHKIGKSLAQTNKYEVNIIGFDSKMKAKEKNISLHPLFKFKRNSISRLFAPIKVLKKYIELKPKLIIVNTPELLPVMMIIKILFGTKIIYDVQENYQLNVKYSTLYSAIKKRLISTYLSTIENLSKYFTSGYLLAEEVYEKQLEFIDNQNYITVLNKSILPVKTEYKPIHIIPNHPINLVISGTLGREYGTLEGIEYCKYLNKNSYNVTLDIIGYSADNQYLEKIQNSIKNLSFINDRIENKPIPQQDIIEVSKKADMALLPYQLNPNLKDRFPTKIYDCIALGIPMIIPKNANWANFLSQYPASVSIDFNSPTKNELKDQLDKKSFYVQAPGKEIEWIIEEKKLVNFIEKIITK; encoded by the coding sequence GTGGATGATAAAATAAAAATACTTATTGTTTCAGTTTTAAAACCGGCTGATGATGTTCGCTCTTACCATAAGATTGGAAAATCACTTGCGCAAACAAATAAATATGAAGTAAATATCATAGGCTTTGATTCAAAAATGAAAGCCAAAGAGAAAAATATTTCACTTCATCCACTTTTTAAATTCAAAAGAAATTCAATTTCAAGACTTTTTGCTCCTATAAAAGTCCTGAAAAAATACATTGAATTAAAACCTAAACTCATAATCGTTAACACACCTGAATTACTGCCAGTTATGATGATTATCAAAATATTATTTGGCACTAAAATTATATATGATGTACAAGAGAATTATCAATTAAATGTGAAATATAGTACTCTATACTCTGCAATAAAAAAACGGCTAATTAGTACCTATTTATCAACTATAGAAAATCTTAGTAAATACTTCACTAGCGGCTATCTATTGGCAGAAGAGGTATATGAAAAGCAATTAGAATTTATTGACAATCAAAACTATATCACAGTTTTAAACAAAAGCATATTACCTGTTAAAACTGAATACAAGCCAATACATATCATTCCAAACCATCCTATTAATTTAGTAATTTCAGGTACACTTGGTAGAGAATATGGTACATTAGAAGGCATAGAGTATTGTAAATACCTCAATAAAAACAGTTACAATGTCACTTTAGATATTATTGGATATTCTGCTGACAATCAATATCTTGAAAAGATTCAAAATTCAATTAAAAACCTAAGCTTCATAAATGACAGAATAGAAAATAAACCAATACCTCAACAAGATATAATTGAAGTAAGCAAGAAAGCGGATATGGCCCTGCTTCCCTACCAACTAAACCCAAATTTAAAGGATAGATTCCCGACAAAGATATATGATTGCATAGCATTAGGAATACCTATGATTATACCTAAGAATGCAAATTGGGCTAATTTCCTATCTCAATACCCTGCTTCAGTTTCTATTGATTTTAACTCACCAACTAAAAATGAGCTAAAGGATCAATTAGATAAGAAAAGCTTTTACGTACAAGCTCCAGGAAAAGAAATAGAATGGATAATTGAAGAAAAGAAATTAGTGAACTTCATTGAAAAAATAATAACTAAATAA